A window of Mytilus edulis chromosome 10, xbMytEdul2.2, whole genome shotgun sequence contains these coding sequences:
- the LOC139491120 gene encoding quinone oxidoreductase PIG3-like isoform X2 has protein sequence MVFRLNVPCKTICRYRRMLSQMAGTMRAVQFQTGGPEKMKIGEVPIPVLRKKEILIKVYASAINRADTLQRKGAYPPPAGESDILGLEAVGTVDKLGPDCSQKWKIGDRVMALLAGGGNAEFVACREECLIPIPKKMSFTTAAAIPEVWLTAYQLLHTVGGVKSGDSVLIHAGGSGVGTAATQLSILANAKPIVTAGSTEKINMAKSLGAVAGFNYKEGDFSVGVKQHTKDAGVNLILDCIGESFYNQNIESIANDGTWVVYGLLGGGKINADLLSKLLRKRITITGTTLRVRPIEYKESLVQNFTQNALPYFESGKLKPIIDKIFPLEQIGNAHQLMEENKNTGKIVLKVREEAGKDEL, from the exons ATGGTGTTTAGACTAAACGTTCCTTGCAAAACCATTTGTCGGTATAGGAGAATG CTTTCTCAGATGGCAGGGACTATGAGAGCAGTACAGTTTCAAACTGGTGGTCCAGAAAAGATGAAGATCGGTGAGGTGCCAATTCCAGTTCTTAGGAAAAAGGAGATTTTAATAAAAGTTTACGCTTCTGCAATTAACAGGGCCGACACTTTACAG CGAAAAGGAGCTTATCCTCCACCAGCTGGAGAAAGCGACATCCTTGGTCTAGAGGCTGTAGGGACTGTTGATAAACTTGGACCAGACTGTTCACAGAAATGGAAGATAGGAGATCGTGTCATGGCCCTATTAGCAGGTGGTGGTAATGCTGAATTTGTGGCTTGTCGAGAAGAGTGTTTAATACCCATTCCAAAGAAGATGTCTTTCACCACTGCAGCTGCAATACCAGAAGTCTGGTTGACGGCTTACCAATTACTTCATACAGTGG GTGGGGTTAAATCTGGTGATTCCGTGTTAATACACGCTGGAGGAAGTGGTGTTGGTACTGCAGCGACACAGTTATCTATTCTGGCTAATGCCAAACCAATAGTAACAGCAGGTTCAACGGAGAAAATAAATATGGCAAAGTCCCTAGGAGCAGTTGCAGGGTTCAATTACAAAGAAGGAGACTTCAGTGTAGGCGTAAAACAACACACAAAAG ATGCTGGAGTAAACCTGATATTAGACTGTATTGGTGAATCTTTCTATAACCAAAACATCGAGTCCATAGCAAATGATGGTACCTGGGTTGTGTATGGGTTGTTGG gtGGCGGGAAAATAAATGCTGATCTATTGAGTAAATTGTTGAGGAAACGAATAACTATAACTGGTACAACCTTACGTGTACGTCCAATAGAG TACAAAGAATCTTTGGTTCAAAACTTCACACAGAATGCACTGCCGTATTTTGAATCTGGAAAACTGAAACCAATCATTGATAAAATATTTCCGCTCGAACAGATTGGAAATGCTCACCAGTTAATGGAGGAAAACAAAAACACGGGGAAAATTGTCCTGAAAGTTCGCGAGGAAGCTGGCAAAGATGAACTTTAG
- the LOC139491120 gene encoding quinone oxidoreductase PIG3-like isoform X1, which produces MSKILTILKFCIVIRTAHLSQMAGTMRAVQFQTGGPEKMKIGEVPIPVLRKKEILIKVYASAINRADTLQRKGAYPPPAGESDILGLEAVGTVDKLGPDCSQKWKIGDRVMALLAGGGNAEFVACREECLIPIPKKMSFTTAAAIPEVWLTAYQLLHTVGGVKSGDSVLIHAGGSGVGTAATQLSILANAKPIVTAGSTEKINMAKSLGAVAGFNYKEGDFSVGVKQHTKDAGVNLILDCIGESFYNQNIESIANDGTWVVYGLLGGGKINADLLSKLLRKRITITGTTLRVRPIEYKESLVQNFTQNALPYFESGKLKPIIDKIFPLEQIGNAHQLMEENKNTGKIVLKVREEAGKDEL; this is translated from the exons ATGTCGAAAATTCTAACGATCTTGAAATTTTGCATAGTCATTAGAACAGCGCAT CTTTCTCAGATGGCAGGGACTATGAGAGCAGTACAGTTTCAAACTGGTGGTCCAGAAAAGATGAAGATCGGTGAGGTGCCAATTCCAGTTCTTAGGAAAAAGGAGATTTTAATAAAAGTTTACGCTTCTGCAATTAACAGGGCCGACACTTTACAG CGAAAAGGAGCTTATCCTCCACCAGCTGGAGAAAGCGACATCCTTGGTCTAGAGGCTGTAGGGACTGTTGATAAACTTGGACCAGACTGTTCACAGAAATGGAAGATAGGAGATCGTGTCATGGCCCTATTAGCAGGTGGTGGTAATGCTGAATTTGTGGCTTGTCGAGAAGAGTGTTTAATACCCATTCCAAAGAAGATGTCTTTCACCACTGCAGCTGCAATACCAGAAGTCTGGTTGACGGCTTACCAATTACTTCATACAGTGG GTGGGGTTAAATCTGGTGATTCCGTGTTAATACACGCTGGAGGAAGTGGTGTTGGTACTGCAGCGACACAGTTATCTATTCTGGCTAATGCCAAACCAATAGTAACAGCAGGTTCAACGGAGAAAATAAATATGGCAAAGTCCCTAGGAGCAGTTGCAGGGTTCAATTACAAAGAAGGAGACTTCAGTGTAGGCGTAAAACAACACACAAAAG ATGCTGGAGTAAACCTGATATTAGACTGTATTGGTGAATCTTTCTATAACCAAAACATCGAGTCCATAGCAAATGATGGTACCTGGGTTGTGTATGGGTTGTTGG gtGGCGGGAAAATAAATGCTGATCTATTGAGTAAATTGTTGAGGAAACGAATAACTATAACTGGTACAACCTTACGTGTACGTCCAATAGAG TACAAAGAATCTTTGGTTCAAAACTTCACACAGAATGCACTGCCGTATTTTGAATCTGGAAAACTGAAACCAATCATTGATAAAATATTTCCGCTCGAACAGATTGGAAATGCTCACCAGTTAATGGAGGAAAACAAAAACACGGGGAAAATTGTCCTGAAAGTTCGCGAGGAAGCTGGCAAAGATGAACTTTAG
- the LOC139491121 gene encoding N-acylethanolamine-hydrolyzing acid amidase-like — MATSITMFSAFLILLSIACVNGFSGDPVNPPAFVVNLDLPEEQRWTEVALKYKQLVPDIYAIMKQFLPDPKISLPLIRKIAADVDSYLAKPYAGEMRGIAKTLNMSLGDVVTCNLLYDISAFCTSIVMQDANGTIWHARNLDYSFTEILRNISIRVDYQKGGKTVYTGITYAGYVGLVTGQRPNAFTMTMDERDQGAWWMNILIAILDRNASPVSFLLRDTLAMSENFTAALEKVAYTTTAASFYTIMGGVRVGEGAVITKGRVGPIDIWKLDAKSGRWYEVETNYDHWAPPPADDDRRDPAIKAMNSMGQKSISKKSLFNVMSTPPVMNNKTTYTVVMSAAQPEMMEAWIRNP; from the exons ATGGCAACCTCCATAACAATGTTTTCTGCTTTCTTGATTTTGTTGTCAATTGCATGTGTTAATGGATTTTCTGGTGACCCTGTCAATCCACCTGCGTTTGTTGTTAATCTTGATCTACCTGAAGAACAAAGATGGACAGAGGTGGCTCTGAAATACAAACAACTTGTACCAGATATTTACGCTATAATGAA ACAATTTCTACCGGATCCAAAAATCAGTTTACCACTCATCAGAAAAATAGCTGCGGATGTCGACAGTTATCTAGCAAAACCGTATGCTGGTGAAATGAGAG GTATTGCCAAAACACTGAACATGAGCCTTGGAGATGTGGTGACGTGCAATTTGTTGTATGATATTTCTGC GTTTTGTACTAGTATAGTCATGCAGGATGCTAATGGTACTATATGGCACGCAAGAAACCTAGACTACAGTTTCACTGAGATACTGAGAAATATTTCAATTAGAGTAGATTACCAGAAAGGAGGAAAG ACAGTCTATACAGGGATTACTTATGCTGGCTATGTTGGACTTGTAACTGGCCAAAGACCAAATGCATTTACCATGACAATGGATGAAAGAG ACCAGGGAGCATGGTGGATGAATATCTTAATCGCAATTTTAGACAGAAATGCTAGCCCTGTCAGTTTTCTTCTGAGAGAT ACATTAGCAATGTCTGAAAATTTCACAGCCGCACTTGAAAAAGTTGCCTACACAACAACAGCTGCTTCGTTTTACACCATTATGGGAGGCGTTCGCGTAGGAGAAGGGGCAGTCATAACCAAAGGGAGGGTCGGTCCAATAGATATATGGAAACTGGACGCCAAGTCAGGAAG ATGGTATGAAGTTGAAACAAATTATGACCACTGGGCACCACCTCCAGCTGATGATGACAGAAG agATCCTGCAATAAAAGCAATGAATTCCATGGGTCAGAAAAGTATATCAAAGAAGTCACTGTTCAACGTGATGTCAACACCTCCTGTTATGAATAA CAAAACTACATATACGGTTGTTATGTCAGCAGCACAGCCAGAAATGATGGAAGCCTGGATCCGAAATCCGTAG